GATGGTTATTGAGAAGAACAGTACATGAATTTAACATATGAATATGTGGGTTTGTAGTACCAATAAATAAtgcaattaaatatttaaatgtcCTATAAATAATgcaattaaatgaaaaaagttttaaaaaatttaaaagcaaatGAATGGTGAAAGTGTGGCCAGATGTCCAACTTTTTCATGGGGAAGGGGTAGTGTCTACCATATTGGTAGACAGCtttattggaaaagaaaaaatctagacttttgatttcttttggttttgggCAACAAtgacaaaagaagaaaggaaatgCCAAAGAAGCAAGAAGAATAAACGCAGAAGAAtggagaagaaggaaaaattggaAAGCGCAGAAGAAGGGGTAAAGATAAGGTTTGTgcttttcatttcctttttattttgtggaCTTAAGTGTGTTTTGAGACTGCATTTTCGGATTTGTGGTGAGGATGAGAGATAAAAAGACAAGGTTCAATAGAGAAAATGGCACAACGCTGctcctttttcttatcttttccaGCTTCGACCTGGCCCGTAAGACCCGGCCACGGTTCTCCAACCCGAATGGTTCGAAAGATTCActgtttttttttgtgtatagcAGGTTTTGGAGTTAAAAGAACCATCTCAAAGGGCGGTTCTCGGTTAATCGAGTCGAACCATACGGTCCGGTCCGAATTTCAAAACCATGAATTTAAGGCTGGCATGGCAAaactttcttaatttcttagttataaaattttgggtaaacTACATCTTTGGTCCTTAACCTTTGCTATAaatgtcaatttggttcctaatgATTCAAAGGTGTCAGTTTAGTCCttaactttttgatattatgtCAAAATAATCATTGCAATTAAGTAATGGATGGAAAATATAGACATGATTAACaaagatattaaaatattattatttttgccaaGTAAGTTGTCACGTGTCATTcaactaaaaaatgaaaaaagaaagccaATTGATTTGAGAACATAATCTATTGTGAAAGGAGAATGAAGGGGAAGGGGGAGATCGAAGAGTCTAAGAGTGCTCAATCTACGGCGAGGGCAACCCACCCATCCACGACGCAGCTGATATAGCTAATGGAGAGGCCTGGCTGAGTGGAGATCAGCGACCCACAACGCTCCTTTGTTCCGTCATCCTTGTCTTCTATGTTCATTAACCGCTTCAGCACAACACTCCTTTGTTCCATCACTCATCTCCTCACTCGCCGCTGCAACACAATGCTCCTTTGTTCCGTCACTCATCTCCTTATCCGCATCGACAAACTCAATCAACTCATCAGGTGCCTGAAGAATCATTTAGTAATATATTACTAAATCATGTCTATGTGACTGTGTCCTCCATATAAGCCAACAATTGTTATGCCTTTcacaaaatttctattttatagaccgtgttttgattttgaaattttttattatataaaggGTATATCTAATTGTTATTCTTGTTGAAATGTATCTTGaggattattttatttttttaattctaatttacAATAGTTTTCATTTGGATTGTTTGTTATTTCTGTAATCGgtgtttttattgttaaaataaattatgaaaatataaaatggatTCGGGAcctttgttttagtttttcgggatttttctaagaaaaaattttgaattataacaCCAAAACATTTCATTAAGGCTTGAAGGAGCTTATTCAATATAAGATTCAGAAATTCTACAATTTCAAAACGCATAATTATTTATACTTGTGTTTAATCATGAACTCCGCAAACAACAGCAATATTATTAAGTTTATTAAATCCGCAAACAAGGCCATAATTTTGTGGCTTCAATACAGTCCATAAGAAAATCACTTCAGATATCAATGCAAAGTTATAAATACTGCCTTGTGGCCATTTTTGGTTTGTTAGTGCtggaacaaaatattttgacttCCGTTAATTTCAGAGTACCGTATATAtaatacatatattttcataaacACAAAACCAGCATTTTGATAACTAAAAAATGTTCTAATTCACTCACAAAagaattatgatttttaatttcaaattctattttaatatcaaaacataaaaaaatgattcaCATATATGCAGGTTAAGGACTGATATACTGTGATTGAACCTTACACTCAAAATACAGATATTGAATCATGTTGTCAACGAACACAGATGGCCAAGTTGATTGTACTGTAATGTTGGCCAGTATTCACATATGTGCTGGTAAAGGAATGCTATAATGTGATTGAACCCTATGCTCAAAATACAGATATTGGATTACTTTGTCAATAAACACAGATAGCCAAGTTTTTGGCCAGTATTTTGAGCTAGACAGAATTGGTAGCCAGTACAGAAAGTTTTGGCCACCTGACTGATACAAAATGATATAACTTTGGATCAATGTATTTTCTCCAAGAATTTATTCTCTCTCATGAAATTTCCTCAAACCTAAAATGTCTCCTTAAAGGATgatattcaggaaaaaaaaaactaaagaagaGGAGCAAAGGATTTATTAATATTCTCATTCAGCAACATTTGCTCTACAAATAAAAACCTCACATAACATTTTCTTCTcaattcttaatttttctttatttcaatctTTCCCAATTTGAAGAGGCAACATGACATTAGCACATAGCAGTTGAAGCAACCATccagaaaacaacaaaattaaactGTTAAAGAAGTAAAGATTAGTCTCAGCTGAGAATTAATACCTGCACAGTAGAGGTATTCTCAAAGAAATTTCGAAGTGGTGGCTTCATGTCAAGGCGTATTCTTGTATCACCCATCTTTGGAAAAGTATTATGAGCATGACCCTGACGAATTTTGTACAAGAGCTTGATCATAATTTGCAAGCAAAGCAAATCATCTAGTAGTTCATCATGTAAGAAGAGAAGCAAGACAAGAATAAAACATAGTTACGTACAACATCATTTCCAGCAACAAATGCTCCAGAGGCAGCAGTAATGGCAAAAAGTATGCCAACAGGAAGGGCAAGTCTCTTTACTTTGGTCGCTCCACGAACCCAAGCTACTGATTCAGCAGGTGGCTCGGGCATAACAACAGAAACAGCAGTCCAGAAAAGGCAATAGGAAATTGCAGATGCTGAGAATAGATGAGATGCGAGACGGAAATCATCTAGTAGTTCATCATGAGCATGTTCAGATGCTTGCACCTATTGAGAAAggatataaaattattattatatttagacccatctaaaacaaaataaacatcccaaaaattttccacaataacaaaaattaccaatagaaaactaaaaacaattaagcacAATTGACTGATTTTACCAAAAACGAACAACCcagttctttttaaaaaaaatttcaaaataattttgttattgagAGTTTAGCATATTGACCACAATGATAAGTGTGAGCCTCATTTGAGTCAGCAGAGCCTCCACTAGCTAAGTCTGAGAGAGCCCTAATAGTAATGAAATGTTTTCGTTGTTGAAGACTTATCGGTGCCATAaagcactctctctctctctctctctctctctctctctctctctctctctctctctctctctctctgggtttcgtaaaatttatacaaactcgtCATTCTAAAGCCATTTGGTAtttatttctataaaatattggAACGTGTAATTTGAACATAATTGGTTGTTAAAAGGTCAATTTTCATCTCTATACTTTATTCGAATCAGCATGGTGGCAAGTTGGTATATTTTTTGCCGAGCAACTCTGGTTCGAATCCTTCACGcctgcaattttatttttttgaattttcaatttttggtcCATAAGCTGAAAAGCCCACAAGATCCTACGCCTAAGAAAAACCCTAGTTCATCCCAAATCTTCTTTCCTTCAATGTCGGTGATAACAACCACcgattttcctctctttctctgcccTTTTGTTCGAAGTCTCCATCGTTTCTTGTCACTAAAATCTTAGTATATCTCATCCTTATTCTTTAGTTTTCCATCTGGGTTTTTTGCCGTTTGGCTTTTGTATTGTTGAATTGTTAttaatcttgttttgtttttgttttcttattggTTTCGCAGGGTCAGGGATAGACATAGGTGGGGGCCCGGCCCCTTTggcccaaatttttttatggtaaaaatacaaaactaaccGTCTAACTTTCagcttttgtcattttagtcctctaactttcagttttgtcatttcagttccctaactttcaatttttgtcaatgaaGTATTCCGTTAATCCTAAGTTACCGGCTGTCGTtaaagtgacttttttttttaaaaaaatattcaaaattaaaaaaaaaactgtaaaaaaaaaaaaaaaaaacatttaagggGACAACGTCTTTCCCCTTTCCctgaaatcaaaattcaaaacccaaagtctatttttcatcttccaaatttccaaattcCCATTTATTTCAGTTCCAGTTTAGAGCAAGAAAGAAGTATGGGTGCAGCAAGTAAAGCTTCTTGGATGGTGGCAGCAAGTATTGGTGCAGTTGAGGCCTTGAAAGACCAAGGTGTTTGTAGATGGAACTATCCTGTAAGGTCACTTCACCAGCATGCGAAGAACATTATCAGATCATACTATCAAGCCAAGAAACTCTCCACTCAGTCTTCCACACAGAGCTAACAACCACACATCAAACCAAACAATACAAACAATCACAAAAGCAAAATTAACCACAAAAATCATTGAATCAAACACAATCACCataattcaaaataagaaaaactaaataattatCCATCTATATCATCTAATTACCTTGAAATATCTCAAGATTCACCAaaatatccaattttttttttcaaaattaaaatagaagaaCCTCTAtcactctgtctctctctctctctctctctatctctctcactTAGTCCAGAGGGACTTCCATGTCACCATCGGAGATCTCCTGCTGCAAATCCTTAGGGTCTTTCCCATCGACCGTGCAACCCACAGAGACGCACGTGCCGAGAATCTCCTTGACAGTCCCACTGAGGTCTTTGGCCATGGATCTAGGGCACGTAACCTTGGTGGTCTCAATGACGTCGTCGAGGGAGATATTCCTGTTGTGCTTGatattcttcatcttctttcGGTCACGCTCCAGCTTCATCAGTGCCTTGATGACCAGAGCCGCCGCCGATGGCACCACCGACACCTTGGCCTGACGATTTTGCACAGTTAGCTTCACGCGGACCGATCTTTAGGGCAAATGAACTCGCAGTACCGACCTCACCTCCCGTGACTcggtctctctctcaaaccaacccagttttccttaaaattagaaattcatcGTGTGTTCTGGTTTTGATTTCAAGGGAAGGGGAACGGCATTGTTCCCTTTcaatgttttcttcttcttcttcctttttttttttttttttttttttttaacttacagcttttttttttttttaattctgaaattaaaaaaaaaaaaaccaaaacagcATCGTTTTGGCTCACTTAACGGCAACAAGTAACTGAGGTTTAACAGAATAttacattgacaaaaattgaaaattaggggactgaaatgacaaaactgaaagttagagaactgaaatgacaaaaactgaaaattaaagggttaattttgtatttttacattttttttaaagtaggttaattaaaaaaaagaaaaaaagaaaaaaaaagacttgacCCCCTTACAAAAAGCTTGTCCCCTCTGAAATTGTAAACCATTAACCCACCCGGCCAACCCAcatgttaaaaaagaaaaaagaaaaaaaagttgagtcCAAAAATGTAAAACCAGCAATCCGCCTGAAGACTCCAGTCTCCTCTCCAAAGTCCGaacggaaaaacaaaagaaaaaaagaaaagaaaacctaaggCTGAAAAAAAAGACAGAGTGACAGGCGAGAGACTCAGAGTGAGAGAGACTGCCGCTGCCCATGCCGTGAGTGAAGCTGCCAAAACGTGAGGTGTTATAgttccaaataaataattaatcataatTGTTTGCAGATATAAAATCACACACACGCACAtacaagctttttttttattggtaagttatacATCCACCCAATTGGTTTTAAGCCCAGGACCTCACCCACCAGCCATTCATTCATATGGGGGAAGGAAGTGCAATTTTATGCGCTTAGCAATGT
This genomic stretch from Quercus lobata isolate SW786 chromosome 3, ValleyOak3.0 Primary Assembly, whole genome shotgun sequence harbors:
- the LOC115980376 gene encoding 60S ribosomal protein L12-like, encoding MVTGYAVSDPDSVLEGDLDGFIMSYFSASLDKDLTVQNRQAKVSVVPSAAALVIKALMKLERDRKKMKNIKHNRNISLDDVIETTKVTCPRSMAKDLSGTVKEILGTCVSVGCTVDGKDPKDLQQEISDGDMEVPLD